A portion of the Ferrimonas lipolytica genome contains these proteins:
- a CDS encoding glutathione S-transferase N-terminal domain-containing protein: MPLPILYSLRRCPYCVRARLVLLHAEQPVEIRDIVLANKPTELITASAKGTVPVLQLPDGRVIEESLDIMVWALAQQDPSDLLRQQQPLVKQQMQQLIQYADREFVPILESYQAAVRYRAPNHQYYRQRTLSFMRQLEQRLRQHSHLFGETPSLVDYALLPFIRKFSRIERRWFISEDFGEIRRWLAQHYQHRLYNQAMQSFPRWHQGKVPTVLGN; encoded by the coding sequence ATGCCCTTACCTATTCTCTATTCTCTCCGCCGCTGCCCCTACTGCGTTCGAGCGCGATTGGTGCTGCTGCATGCTGAGCAACCGGTAGAGATTAGAGACATTGTATTGGCCAACAAGCCTACCGAGCTAATCACTGCTTCAGCCAAGGGCACTGTGCCGGTATTGCAGCTACCTGACGGTAGAGTGATAGAGGAAAGTCTCGATATCATGGTTTGGGCGTTAGCGCAGCAAGATCCTAGCGATCTGCTCCGCCAGCAGCAGCCTCTAGTTAAACAACAGATGCAACAATTAATTCAATACGCCGATAGGGAGTTTGTGCCCATACTTGAGAGCTATCAAGCGGCCGTGCGCTACCGAGCTCCAAACCACCAGTATTACCGCCAGCGCACCTTGTCGTTCATGCGGCAATTGGAACAACGGCTGCGACAGCATAGCCATCTGTTTGGGGAGACTCCGTCATTAGTCGATTACGCTTTATTACCGTTCATACGTAAGTTTTCACGCATAGAGCGGCGGTGGTTTATAAGTGAGGATTTTGGCGAGATACGGCGTTGGTTAGCGCAGCACTACCAACACCGTTTATATAACCAAGCGATGCAGTCATTCCCACGCTGGCACCAAGGTAAGGTGCCAACGGTATTGGGTAACTAG
- a CDS encoding NAD(P)H-dependent oxidoreductase, with amino-acid sequence MTIAKDTKAIQSQIIEAFNFRHATKVFDPKRKISDDQFNTILEAARLSPTSFGFEPFQMLIIQSPQKRELFRDFAWGANGAFNGSAGQLGTASHFVIFLAHTDVNMKHNSEYQQKFMKEVKQLPDDVIGFINQAFQKFQEQDFNIDGARQITDWAGKQAYIALGNTMSVAAQIGIDSCPIEGFEMDKTSQVLEEHFGIDPKVYQPAVMAAFGYRADEPQFDKTRRTMEQMVSWF; translated from the coding sequence ATGACAATTGCAAAAGATACCAAAGCTATCCAATCTCAGATCATCGAAGCCTTTAACTTTCGCCATGCAACTAAGGTGTTCGATCCCAAGCGCAAGATCAGTGATGACCAATTCAACACCATCCTTGAGGCGGCGCGGTTATCACCAACCTCTTTTGGTTTCGAACCATTCCAGATGTTGATTATCCAGTCGCCACAAAAGCGTGAGTTGTTCCGCGATTTTGCTTGGGGTGCAAATGGTGCCTTTAATGGCTCCGCAGGCCAGCTTGGTACCGCCAGTCACTTTGTGATCTTTTTGGCTCACACCGACGTAAACATGAAGCATAACTCTGAGTACCAACAGAAGTTTATGAAGGAAGTAAAGCAACTGCCAGACGATGTGATTGGCTTTATCAACCAAGCCTTCCAGAAGTTTCAGGAGCAAGATTTTAATATTGATGGCGCTCGCCAAATCACTGATTGGGCTGGCAAGCAAGCTTACATTGCCTTAGGCAACACCATGTCGGTTGCAGCGCAGATAGGTATCGATTCTTGCCCTATCGAGGGCTTTGAAATGGATAAGACATCACAAGTACTGGAGGAGCACTTCGGTATCGACCCTAAGGTGTATCAGCCGGCTGTTATGGCGGCCTTTGGTTACCGAGCCGACGAGCCACAATTTGATAAGACCCGCCGTACTATGGAGCAAATGGTTAGCTGGTTCTAA
- a CDS encoding DUF7151 family protein: protein MKKHLIYGALITALSGCGGGESNDDSGAVALNPSPTPDNAPPTLIGSTAEPQGDNCANGGEWLQVGIDSNGDGTLTDGEITDTQLICHGANGQAGLSARFNVSQESTGENCTNGGQRVEVGLDSNSDAVLSDDEVLSVLYVCNGEQGFTGQDGFTALVATIAEPAGANCDAGGTRINSGLDSNRNNILDAEEITNTQYICHGNDGEGGSDGDDGQDGYSVVTNLSTEEPGEHCSNGGKRLDIGLDLNRNNMLDLEEITNTQYVCNGIDAPAPVDITVTSTAANEDDTSLIFTVALSEAQVAPLSINYGTVGITATAGLDFTSTAGTLVYSPGETSKTVAIELASDTLFECNETVMLALNSNGSSYSGFGQINDNGAAQLEARIDVIDNEIVENDSDATFALVFDHPVCEPVEVALAYSGSAIHGVDFNAAETVVIAAATERVEVAIKPVNDAIREERETIQVSASIADTGVHALNLMAADNSHSSATSSASINFSGAEISIIPTTAKLFGGFYANCVVTEDSLVKCWGHNGGYALGNGHDDDIGDDFGEAELTESCNQDGLNGLIEITRYEVDDLDNCSGYGGYVITQGNDDNGNGTLEDDELVSRAINRCGNNVPPYIALEPQQFEASASCPEGGMSIFHGSDDNLDGVLTTSEMGSELLATDIGDIAVISIAVGEYQSCALFVDNTVKCWGSNSNGMLGLGVPFADNSYIGDDPAELGNNLVGVNFGTGRTAISLTGGDDHFCAILDDESLRCWGNGSDGRLGYENKDSVGATPDSIGDSWPAVNFGNGSDGQPLTVKQIASGYNYNCAILSDDSLRCWGDGAFFKLGYQHTDDIGDDVGEMGANLPAINLGTDLTPLQIYSGYGTNCVIFDDGSLKCWGNNRDGQAGLGRGDSFVGDGGYESTSALCRGNEAVFETRTVMSVNNSCEVEGFRIDYGYDSNADGALSADEYQGTYNRCGVDGAPALGAIIEHRLGSSECNGNGGFEYNYGYDVDGDDLPTPEMGDNLPFVQLASSAPITKIAMGYYSTCVLFDDHTLNCWGDGDEGTTGLDTDNDWSDTPDELPSNAALPDLGEGRYAIDIAGRGYQMCALLDNLEVKCWGYSEYGEVGVPQLYDLIIGDGINEFGDTAIEMGDNLPAVELY, encoded by the coding sequence ATGAAAAAACATCTAATATACGGAGCATTGATCACTGCTCTTTCTGGTTGTGGTGGAGGTGAGAGCAACGATGACTCAGGAGCGGTCGCGCTCAATCCGAGTCCGACCCCAGACAACGCGCCACCAACGTTGATCGGTTCTACTGCCGAACCACAAGGTGATAACTGTGCCAATGGTGGTGAGTGGCTACAGGTTGGGATTGATAGCAATGGTGACGGCACCTTAACCGACGGCGAGATCACCGATACCCAACTGATTTGCCACGGTGCCAACGGTCAGGCTGGCCTTAGCGCGCGGTTCAATGTTAGCCAAGAATCCACTGGTGAAAACTGCACTAACGGGGGCCAGCGAGTTGAAGTAGGTCTCGACTCAAATAGCGATGCGGTGTTATCAGATGACGAAGTGTTGTCAGTGCTTTATGTTTGTAACGGTGAACAAGGCTTCACAGGCCAAGACGGTTTTACCGCCTTAGTGGCAACGATTGCCGAGCCTGCAGGCGCTAATTGCGACGCCGGTGGCACCCGAATTAACTCTGGCCTCGATAGCAACCGCAACAACATCCTTGATGCTGAAGAGATAACTAACACTCAATACATTTGTCACGGTAACGACGGCGAAGGTGGAAGCGACGGTGATGATGGCCAAGACGGATACTCAGTTGTAACCAATCTAAGTACCGAAGAGCCCGGCGAGCACTGTAGTAACGGTGGCAAACGCCTCGATATCGGCTTAGACCTGAACCGCAACAACATGCTCGATCTCGAGGAGATCACCAACACCCAATATGTCTGTAATGGCATCGATGCCCCTGCACCAGTTGATATTACTGTAACAAGCACTGCCGCCAACGAAGATGATACCAGCCTAATATTTACCGTTGCTCTATCTGAAGCACAGGTTGCTCCCCTGAGCATTAACTACGGTACCGTAGGGATCACTGCAACGGCCGGCCTAGACTTTACTAGCACTGCGGGTACCTTAGTTTACAGCCCCGGTGAAACCAGCAAAACTGTCGCAATTGAACTGGCAAGCGACACACTGTTTGAGTGCAACGAAACGGTAATGTTGGCATTGAATAGCAACGGCAGCAGCTACAGCGGCTTTGGACAAATCAACGATAACGGCGCCGCTCAATTAGAGGCGCGTATCGATGTAATCGACAACGAAATCGTCGAGAATGACAGCGATGCAACATTTGCCTTAGTGTTTGACCACCCAGTATGTGAACCAGTAGAGGTTGCATTAGCTTACAGCGGCTCCGCTATCCACGGCGTTGATTTCAATGCAGCAGAAACCGTTGTAATCGCCGCTGCAACAGAACGAGTTGAAGTGGCTATCAAGCCAGTTAACGATGCTATTCGTGAGGAGCGAGAAACCATTCAAGTGTCCGCCAGCATCGCTGACACGGGCGTACACGCGTTAAACCTAATGGCAGCCGATAATAGTCACTCCAGTGCAACTAGTAGCGCCAGCATCAATTTCAGCGGCGCTGAGATCAGTATAATTCCAACCACTGCTAAGTTATTTGGTGGCTTTTATGCCAACTGTGTTGTTACCGAAGATAGCTTGGTTAAATGTTGGGGCCATAATGGCGGCTATGCCCTTGGCAACGGCCACGATGACGATATCGGCGACGATTTCGGCGAGGCCGAGCTGACCGAATCCTGCAACCAGGATGGGCTGAATGGTTTGATTGAGATAACCCGCTATGAGGTTGATGACCTCGATAATTGCAGCGGTTATGGTGGCTACGTTATCACCCAAGGCAATGATGACAATGGCAACGGCACACTTGAGGATGATGAACTGGTATCCCGTGCTATCAATCGTTGTGGTAACAACGTTCCTCCCTACATCGCCTTGGAGCCACAACAGTTCGAAGCCTCTGCTTCTTGTCCAGAGGGCGGCATGTCAATTTTTCATGGGAGCGATGACAATCTCGATGGGGTACTTACCACATCAGAGATGGGCAGCGAATTGCTAGCTACTGACATCGGCGACATTGCCGTTATTTCCATAGCCGTAGGCGAGTATCAAAGCTGTGCCCTATTTGTCGACAACACCGTTAAATGTTGGGGTAGTAATAGCAACGGAATGCTTGGATTAGGGGTTCCTTTTGCAGATAACAGCTACATTGGTGACGACCCAGCTGAGCTCGGTAACAATTTGGTTGGCGTCAATTTCGGCACCGGGCGGACCGCAATATCACTTACTGGTGGCGATGATCACTTCTGTGCCATTTTGGACGATGAAAGCCTCCGCTGCTGGGGCAATGGTAGCGATGGCCGTCTTGGTTATGAAAATAAAGATAGTGTCGGCGCAACCCCAGATAGCATTGGTGATAGTTGGCCAGCAGTAAACTTCGGCAACGGCAGCGATGGCCAACCATTAACGGTAAAGCAGATCGCAAGTGGTTATAACTACAATTGTGCCATTCTCAGTGACGACAGCCTCCGTTGTTGGGGCGACGGCGCCTTCTTCAAATTAGGCTATCAACATACCGACGACATTGGCGATGACGTTGGTGAGATGGGCGCCAACCTGCCTGCTATCAATCTTGGCACCGATCTCACCCCACTCCAGATCTACAGCGGCTACGGTACCAACTGTGTGATATTTGATGACGGCTCACTAAAATGTTGGGGCAACAATCGTGATGGTCAAGCAGGCCTAGGCCGAGGCGATAGTTTCGTTGGTGATGGCGGCTATGAGAGCACTAGCGCGTTATGTCGCGGTAACGAAGCAGTATTTGAAACGCGCACCGTAATGAGTGTGAATAACAGTTGTGAAGTTGAAGGTTTTCGCATCGATTACGGCTACGATAGCAATGCCGATGGAGCCCTCAGTGCCGATGAATATCAAGGTACATACAACCGCTGCGGCGTTGATGGCGCGCCGGCATTAGGGGCGATTATTGAACACCGGCTCGGTTCGAGCGAGTGTAACGGCAATGGTGGTTTCGAATACAATTACGGCTACGATGTGGATGGTGACGACTTACCGACTCCAGAGATGGGTGACAACCTTCCTTTCGTCCAGTTAGCCAGTTCAGCACCAATCACTAAAATCGCCATGGGTTACTACTCGACCTGTGTGTTGTTTGACGATCACACCCTCAATTGTTGGGGCGACGGTGACGAAGGTACCACAGGCCTTGATACTGATAACGACTGGAGCGACACCCCTGATGAGCTACCGTCCAATGCCGCGTTACCTGATTTAGGTGAAGGCCGTTACGCCATCGATATTGCTGGCCGCGGTTACCAGATGTGTGCGTTGCTCGATAACCTCGAGGTAAAATGTTGGGGCTATAGCGAATACGGTGAAGTCGGGGTTCCACAGCTCTATGACCTCATCATCGGTGACGGGATTAATGAGTTTGGCGATACCGCCATTGAGATGGGCGATAACCTGCCAGCGGTTGAACTGTATTGA
- a CDS encoding porin: MRRSFIGLAVVSALVSTSVMAEAEPFKTSAYGDVQVQALWQTDKDFETEVALANLGVKGVYKYDGLTAKFDLGGQYSDNDNSGDADDFEILKANILLANKYGAIFAGDGVSGSYSNIYQRIDIHESNNNEAYNSAMLYEQPKYSENIFCLISKKYDVGFGKLQAKTAIVTPKDNNGSDDDVLMGRILFFSDSFNATFNALRIDEKYGNADDTYMRYALGADYSIDNLTLAAVAEVTDESFNGAENTYIGAATYRMDKFEFGVSYQHKTFEEKIGVEDIDSVGLAIASVKYHHSKYLTLYTEVAEYGEDMTKAFADTNFAGKFANSEDNVSIGVKVRF, translated from the coding sequence ATGAGACGTTCTTTTATTGGCTTGGCAGTTGTATCCGCCTTAGTGTCTACTTCAGTAATGGCGGAAGCTGAACCATTCAAAACATCAGCATATGGTGATGTTCAAGTTCAAGCGTTATGGCAGACTGACAAAGATTTTGAAACTGAAGTTGCCTTAGCTAACTTAGGCGTCAAAGGTGTTTATAAGTACGACGGTTTAACTGCTAAGTTTGACCTTGGCGGTCAATACTCAGATAACGACAACAGCGGCGATGCTGACGACTTTGAAATATTGAAGGCCAACATTCTACTGGCAAATAAATACGGTGCAATTTTTGCCGGTGACGGGGTTTCCGGATCATATTCGAATATTTATCAGCGTATTGATATTCACGAGTCTAATAATAACGAAGCTTATAATTCGGCAATGCTTTATGAGCAGCCAAAATACTCTGAAAATATTTTCTGCTTAATCAGTAAAAAGTACGATGTGGGTTTCGGTAAACTGCAGGCTAAGACCGCAATTGTAACCCCGAAAGACAATAACGGCTCTGACGATGACGTATTGATGGGTCGTATCCTGTTCTTCAGCGACAGCTTTAACGCTACGTTTAACGCGTTAAGAATCGATGAAAAGTACGGTAACGCTGATGACACCTACATGCGTTACGCCTTGGGTGCCGATTACAGCATCGATAATTTAACCTTAGCAGCAGTAGCTGAAGTGACCGATGAGTCCTTTAACGGCGCTGAAAATACCTATATTGGCGCAGCGACTTACCGTATGGATAAGTTCGAGTTTGGTGTGTCTTACCAGCACAAGACCTTTGAAGAAAAAATTGGTGTCGAAGATATCGATTCAGTTGGCTTAGCAATTGCCTCGGTTAAGTACCACCACAGCAAATACCTAACGCTCTACACTGAAGTTGCTGAGTACGGCGAAGATATGACTAAGGCGTTCGCTGATACTAACTTTGCGGGCAAATTCGCCAACAGTGAAGATAACGTAAGTATCGGTGTGAAGGTGCGTTTCTAA